In Malaclemys terrapin pileata isolate rMalTer1 chromosome 22, rMalTer1.hap1, whole genome shotgun sequence, the DNA window GCACTTGGAGGTGCTGGCTGATAGGGTAGGATCTACCCACAGCATAGGCAGCAGTAACGCAACCTCTCTAATGCTGTCCCACCAACACCCTGCCCTGGAGGGCCCATGTCCCAGGCTCAGAGGataattcagtctccatggcccagtcTGTCCTTGGCCTCTCCACCGTGACTACCAAGAAGTGCCCTTTGTGACACCACTAAGAAGTAGAGAGAGGCCAGTGAATGAATGTCAGGTGATGGTGGTAACGTCTGATCACTCCTGACCCGATTTGGAACCGCTACCTAGAGGGGTGAGGTTTAGATCCCCTGCTTTGGTCTTTCCTCACCTCCACTTGCTAGGATTCCCTCCGAGGCACACAGCAACAAGCCACTCTCTGCCCCTCTGTGACCCCAGGAGATTTACTTACCGAGATCCCAACATACACAGCAGTTTTCTTCCCAAAGCGCATGAGGAACCATTGCCAGAGGGGGATAGACAAGGTGGCAGAGAGctgcaagagagagaggggaaaagacaCATGACTCAGGCCAACCAGTCTCCATAGATGCTTTGTCCACCGGACACGTGTTAACCTCTAATGCAGCAGGAATGGAGATGGTTGGGATGTCAGCCTGAGCTCAGGCCTGGATGCAGGACAGATGAATTTGGACCCTCTTTTGCCTGTGGTTGGAGCCCCCTTGGGTGTTTCACTCATCCACACAAGGCcctagccacaagaccatcctggCTCTAAAGGACCTTCTCGAAGCCCACCTAGACTCGCACCAGTGCCTTTACAGAAGCCGTCTTGCAAAGCCCGTTGGCTCGTCCTCAGAGGGCAAGCGTTGGAAGAGAGTCTATTCTGGACCAGGTCTGATGAACGTTTGTGACGACTTTGCCAGGCTGCTCTGAAGCAAGACGGCCCCTCCCTTGCAGGGAGCCAGTCTAGAATAGAAGAGACCCAACGGGCTGCAGCCAGACACATGACCAACATCCTGGTCTTCGCCGGGCCAGGGAGGTGCATTCGGCTATGGGATTGGTCTCTTGCTTCCATTGCTTTCGAGCCCTTGCATTTCCTTAGAACCAGGGGtgggttttctttctttcactgcCTTTCTGGCAGGGCAAAATGTTTCACGCCACAATGCttccctggccccctcccccactctttcTCCATCTAGCAACGTGCAAAGGGTTCCCAGACAATCCGCTCTGTTCCCTCTATTCAGTGCTTCCCTGCAATCACCACTCAGGGctcctttttccccccctcatggaaagaattaaaaaaaatggcagGGTTTAGACAAAGGGCCTGCGCGGCTTTTATTCTCCCCTTTTTCATGGTCCGCTTCAAATGCGGACAAAGGACTCGCTGTTCTTGCCAACTGGCTGTGTCTTTCCAGGAGCCACGTTAAGTAACTcgttacccctccccccactcctgagGCAACCTCCAGTCACCTTCCCCCACATGCCAGGCTcttccagccctgatctcccctcACCTAGGGCTCCCCATCTCTGCTTTAGGCTCTTAGACCACTACAGTCAAGTCCCCACCCTCACCAACCAGTGGGCTCCTGAGTATAGAAAGGAGGAGACCGCCAGGTGAAGGGGACAGCgattattattattcatcatGTTTATTACTGTATTGTCTAGGGACCCagggagatcagggccccattgtgctcagtgctgtacagacaGTCTCACTACCTCCAAGAGCTGACAGTCTGCCTAGCCCAGGCAGGCCGGGTCGGGGGAAGGGGTGCCACGTACTCGCACGCGCCAGACGTACCATGATGGCTAGGAGGATGTTCTGGAATTCGTTGCGGAATCCCAGGGTGTAGGTACAAAACAAGGCAAAGTtcccttccagcagctggggaaggaaaCAGACACGGGAGGTCAGCAGAGCAGAACGGAACAGGGAGattcccccttccagggggaAAATGCACTGAACAGTCGCCCACGGAGAAACGggattccctgcagcccccagacccaccccacaGGGAAAACGCCAAAGTGGTCTAGCTGGACCCAGTACACAGACATGCTCGGGGCTGTACGAACGCAGCCCGCTGCTGTAGGCAGGCCTTGAGTGTATTGTAGCGAGAGGGAAATCCAACCACCCCTTCCAAGGGGACTCAGCAAACAGGTCTAAGATTCCAACACCCTTTGCCCTCAACAAATCAGCTCAGGAATTCCCTCTCTGGGCAGGGATTGTCCGACACATCCCTAAACACGACCCAGGCCACCAGAGTGGCAGGGTCAAAGAAGGGCTAACAGGCCTAGGTCACAGGAGGACAGGTACCGGCACTCGCATCGTGCTGGGAAGGGGACGGATAGCTATGGCAGaagggtgctggagacaggaggaaGATGGAATACGTCAGCCCCCTGAGCAGAGGGAAAGAGTGAGCAGGCACAATCCACATTTACCAGCAGCATGAAGAGAAGCACATATTTCACCTCTGATCAGGGCGGACGGCCCACCTCGGCTGCTGCAGGGGATGCCACAGGCCTTGATGTTATCCGTCTCTGTCCAGATTTCTggtatttcccccacccctgccgccACTCTCCTACAGGTCCATCTGACAGTCCTCAGCCAGTTATGCATTTCCTCCCACCTCCGGGTGGGCTCTAAGCCACACTGTCCCTCCCCAGGCAATTCCTCACCATGAAGGCGAGCGAGGTGAAGAGGAAGCCAGCAATCAGCTTGATGTAGGCACCGTGTTTCATCACCAGCTTCAGCCCCCGGAAGAAAGAGATGGGCTCATCCGACTGGAGCTCAGAGGCATCTAGGGAGCAGAGCAGGATCAGCAGGTGATTAGAGACCTTTCTAAAGGCACCCTGGCATAACAGGCCCCAGTGCTATAACAGACAGGGGGCCCATTACTGCAGTACACTGGTATGAAAAAGGCACCCCTGAGACTCAGTATTAGCCAGCCTCGGCACCTCCACTGACCCCCGTAACAGCCATCTTCCCAAGTACGGCAAGACATCCCATCCTCACCACTCCTGTGAGGCAAGTTCCCATTTtagagatagggaaactgaggcacagaccagtTAAGTGATTCACCCAAGGCTAcactgcaagtcagtggcagagctgggactaaaaTTCTAAAGTCCCTGGCACCCAGATCTCTGCTCCCGTTTGTCCCATGATCAGCAGAGCACTGCTCCAGTGCAGGTGTCCTGTTAAGGGTGGGGAGAGCGGGACGAAACCCAGCTGGGCTCAGAAATAAATCCCACTCCGCATTGTTATCGCAGCTATGGAATAGCCCGAGTCCAGCCAGCATATTGGAGGCTAGACATTGTCAGCCAAAGCCAGGCAGCAAAACACTGACCCGGGTAAATACTGGGCAGGAAGACAAGTTCTCCCAGATGGTTTCCTGCAGTAACAGGGTCTCCTTGAAATTCTCCAGTGAGCCGTGCCATCTTGCCACTGACACAGTCTTTCCATGGAGGTTTACACACAAGAACGGGTGTCTGaaactgtttttcccccccacccccactccatatCCATCCTGGTTTACAATAACCTGGACTCCCACTTGCCCTAGTTTTGGCAGATAACCAGGTGTCAACAGCACCAGCCAGGAAgagaggtgtgggaggggcaaGTACTTCAACTCCCAGGGAGAGTTGGGCTCCAGGCATCGAACCCATCAAGCCCTGGAGAGGATCCTTTGCATTCGCACCGTACACCCCTCCCCAGCCTACGCCCTTGAATGGAACCCTACCCCCTCCAGGGCTTCAGCTGTGTAACAAGTGCCCTGGTCTCTGCTCTTCATACTGGCACATGTTGGTTTAGCGCAGGACGGGCAGCGTTCCCGGTTCGTGCAGAGCTGAACTTCCCAGATCCGAACTAACTGCTTAAGAGCAGGGTTGGGAGCCAGCGTGCGGTGTGTTCAGTTAGCATAGCAGGGAGAgtgcctgccaggggaggggctgtttgaAGAACGTGCCTTCTAAACACAGCTCAGGTTTGAATGGCCTGGATGACTTCAGCCCAGAGGCACTTGGCTCACAAAGGGGCCCATTTAAAGAGATCAGCATAAAACATTGTCCTGTGCTCCTGGCCGGCTGCTTAAAGCCAGAGTATGACCCTGGGTGCAGCTTCGCCTGAAGCAGGTGAGGACAGCTTTTAATAGGAATTCCCATCTCCTGCAATTTCCCCTTCCGTGTTTGTTCCCCGCTTTCTGCCCATACGATTAGGGGAAAGACGCGTGGCTAaggaaccactgttctaacccCTCTGGAAGAGGCGAGATGACCCACGTACAGGGTCCAGCCTGGTCTGTTGCTTGGAAAGCCCTTCTGGACTCTGGACATTGCAAATGCCAACGTAAGGGCCTTCCTCCACCTCCCACACTCACCTCGCTTCTCCCGCACGCCCAGAAACAGGACGATGGCACAGAGTATGTAGATCCCACCAATGACTCCCGCTGCAATCATGTAGGCGTTTCTCTGGGCAAGACAGATGCAGATCCAGTTAGCGAGGCTGCTCCGCCAGGCCCCTTCTACCAGCCGCTCTTGGGGAGCTCTAGACAATGGCGCAGTCAGCGTCACGCGTGCGCCAGCAGAACTGGACGGAGCTCTCGCTAcagactggggtggggcagagtctATGCTGTGCTATGGGGCTGCATAAAAagctccctgctccaccccccgaTAATGCCAGGGGAACCTGAACAACGGACTTCCCTCTCTGCAGCCAGTTCTCACCATAAACGAAGGGACCATGCACCCCACAGGCACCTGGATTTGCGTCTGCAACTGAATCCAGTTCCGATGAGCCACGAGGCTCTACTGTATTTTAGCTCCATACCTGTTGCATGGAGATAGGTACCCCAAGTTCCTAAGGTACTCCTAAATTCCTTAGTTACACAGCAGCTAGTGGGGCCCAGTCTCAGCCTGTAGGGATTTCTCTGGAGGCAGGGCGAAGTGACTCAGCACATGATTGTCACATGCTTTCCTGCCTGAGGCAGCGCGGGAGAGGCTGCAATGAAAGAGGAGAGTCCCTGAGCAGAGTGAGGATGAGCGGCCAGGGTGCCACAGACCTACCGTGTCCGTGAGGGAGCCGGCATCACGGGTAATGTTCACCTCCTCCATGGCCACCGAGGAGTTAGTGACGCCAAAGAGGCGGGAGTCCTGAATGCACGGCGTGTCCACCTGGCCCACGATCTGCCCCTGGATGGCTGTACCCAGCACGGTGCCCAGCACCTCCACCGTCATACCTGAACAGAGGAGCCAGGCGGGTCATTACTGCGTCAACGCCTTGGCCCAATAGAGTGAGGAGAGCGGCTGCGAACACCTGCTCCTCCAGAGGCAAACCTCCAGAACGTGTAGACATCCAGAACATTAAAGCCATCAAGTGACACACCGTGCCCACCCAGCCAGAGACGAGAGCAGTCGCTTCTCCAGATCTCCAAGCCTATGGGAGGAAGGTATCCCCACGGAgggaaaacaggcacagagaggtgacgggatttgccccaggtcacacagcagctcagcgtcaaggctgggaacagaacccaagagctCCAgattcccagtctcctgctctaaccactgtgcTCTCCAGCGGACAAACTATCAGCGGGCAGAGTCCCGTCCAGACAGACTCCTGCCACAAGGCAGGTCAGATGTGGACATTAAACCGAGGGTCCCTTTAGTCGAAGAAGTGGGATCTGAGAGAGCTGCAATGCAGAGAGGTGCAGGGAGCTTTGGAAGACTTTCAGAACAGGATCCTCATTGCCAACGTGTACATGTGCAAACACGCTTGGACACATGGCTGTACACTTGCAGATGATCTTTCACACATCCTGCAGGAGCAGCAAGGgacatctcccacacacacacacacacacacacgcctgcaCATGTAGTGGACAGGGTATGGAACGGAGAAACCTGCTGCCTCCCAGCGACCAGCAGCCAAACCCCGGGAGCATATACACTCCTGCGGCTGCACCCAAGCCGTGGGAGGGGGAAAGCACTGACACTGCAATTGTAAAGGGAGATGGGAAGGGCTCTTACGATAGGCGGTAGCGGAATCCCGTTCGCTCTGCTCCCTGCTGATGAACATCGTGAGCGCTGAATAGGGAACATGGAAACACTGCAACGAGAAACAGGGCGGATGGGAAGAGAGAAAAAGTTAACCCTTTGTTCACAAACATTCATGGAGGTCAAGGGAATTCATGCTACAGACCCCAATGAGACCCTGACAGCAGGCCATAGGTTGAGTGGGTTGGAAGATTCTTTTGCGGGAAGGAAATTCCATCCAGGTACAGACTATATAGAAGAGTAAATGGGAATCCTCGCTTCCCTCCGTAAtgctccaccccagccaggaCTGGCCTTGGAGGGGTCCCCCAAactgctggagggaggaggagatgagCTATGACTTGTCTTGCCTCTCCAGTCCCCACGGCAGATCAGCCAACAGGCTGGCCCCATGGCCAGAGGCACGTCTGTGAGttgtagatagggtgaccagataagaGGAAGAAAAATATCAGGACACTGGGGAGCGTGTGTGCAttggtgcgggggtggggggagagaacccCGACGAGTGCTGCCGGTggagcaaaatatcgggacaaattgcgttCCGACCGATCTCTGGTTGGAACAAACACCGAAAAATCAGGATGggcccgattttatcgggacgtctggtcaccctagttgtagaATCGGTGGTGGGAAACCCAGATGACTCTGGCGGTCTAAGGACAGCCCTTACGGATGCTCTCACTCCTTTCAGGGTGGCTTGTGCCAACCCTGCCATTGTGGCACCACTCCTCGGCTCCATCGGGCAGGTGAGAAAAGGTtgccttcttcctccccccccccccccccaaaaaggagcCCAGTTGTGCACATGGAGGGTGGACTCACCGTCACAAGGGTCTGGAACATGCAGTAGAAGAGAAGATACCACATCACTTGGCCACTCGAGAGGTCTGGCACAAACCATATCAGGAAGTAGGAGATCACAGCGAATGGAGTGGAGAAGATGATCCTTTGGGGGAACGAGAGAAAAAACCATCAGCATGAACAGTGACAAGCACCCACCCTCACAGCAGCTGGGCTGATACAAAGGCCTTGCTCCTCAAGCTGCAGGACATGAGCCAACCCAAGAAGCAGTTCCAGCCCTTGGGAAAAATATTGTGCAACTGGGCGCATTACATCCGGGAGTTTGCTTTGACGTACCCTGCATGGACCACCATTGGAGACAAGATGGTCTAGTAGTTGGACCACTGGTCCATTTCCTGGGGGTAGGTACTTAGAAATGCAGAAGATAGGCCCATAAGAATTTCTGTCCCTAATCAAAGAGGAGCAACTTTTCAGGCACAGTGGGACATGGGCACATCTAACAGGGTCCTCCAGCCTGACTCATCATGTTCTCTGATGCTTTCCTCCTGCCTCCACTTAACTACCCCAAGTTAACCCGAAGCCAGAGACTGCTGAATGCCACATCACATGAGCCCTGTGGGAGGATGCTGGTCCCATGATGCCCTAATATTGTACTGTGGCTGAGGATCCAACCTCCCAGGCAGATTCCCCTTCCTGACTGCTGGCTCACGACTCTATGTGCAATTAGGCACCTGTCACGAATTTCAAAGGGATCTGGGCACCTAAACCCCTTAGCTTGGTCTTAAATCTTTCCCCTGGCTTGCTCGAAACTGTGCTGTACTCCTGATCTCAGCCCCCATGGCCCTCTCCACAAAGGGGCTATTTAAAACACCACAAAGTACAGAACATTCaagatggggagagagaagagagccAAGAGATAAAGACCTGACAGAGGTTTGCGGAGAAAGGCTTTGATCTCAGAGACCAAAtcccctgcctggagcagggtggggctgctggGCGAACAAGCCGAGGGGATGTCAGGTCAATGGTTTGTCTATTTGGAGGAGGTGAAATGATGCAGGGGCTGGAacggggtgagggatggggcacAGCAAGGAGCCGAGAACCCATCTGCTCCCACAGAACACGTTTAAATGATTTAAGTTGTCAGCTCTCTGGGACTATCACCTCCTTTTGTAGACCACAACGGGGCCCTGCTCTAGATGCTACCATTACAAAACAGCACATGCAGCTGGGAGACTGTTTCCCAGCAGAGGCAGATCAGTGTCCGAGAGCCCCTGAAACTCCTTGGGACCTGGATCCTGCCCTACCCATCCTGCCTGTACAAGATGAAGGGACAGGGCACCATCTCCATTCTTAGTTTCtccttctgtccctggctctcaTCCAAGTCGACCAGTGCTCTGCACAGGACGAGATGCAAGAGCTTGTTCGGCAGCCTTCTCTCCCTTCTTGGCTAAGCAGCCCGCAGAAGCCAGGGTGAAGGAACCAGTTCGGGCAGCAAACCCTCCCTCCACATCCTAGCCACCCGGAGGCTGAGCAGCAAGCAGCCTGGCTTGTCTTAGCAGGGCAGAGCTGCAAGGATTCCGGAGTATTTTACACACGCCAATCAAGCCTGCAGCATGAGGGAGGGCGGGATAAGGCCCATTTCCCCAAGCAGAGACAGACAT includes these proteins:
- the MFSD2A gene encoding sodium-dependent lysophosphatidylcholine symporter 1 isoform X4, with translation MPRIIFSTPFAVISYFLIWFVPDLSSGQVMWYLLFYCMFQTLVTCFHVPYSALTMFISREQSERDSATAYRMTVEVLGTVLGTAIQGQIVGQVDTPCIQDSRLFGVTNSSVAMEEVNITRDAGSLTDTRNAYMIAAGVIGGIYILCAIVLFLGVREKRDASELQSDEPISFFRGLKLVMKHGAYIKLIAGFLFTSLAFMLLEGNFALFCTYTLGFRNEFQNILLAIMLSATLSIPLWQWFLMRFGKKTAVYVGISSAIPFLIMVVVLESNMIVTYVVAIAAGISVAAAFLLPWSMLPDVIDDFNLQHPDSRGHEAIFFSFYVFFTKFASGVSLGISTLSLDFAGYKTRGCSQPEEVKFTLKMLVSAAPVGLILLGLLLFKLYPIDEDRRRENKKALQDLREENSSDSDSTELASIV
- the MFSD2A gene encoding sodium-dependent lysophosphatidylcholine symporter 1 isoform X2, with protein sequence MKTGDVKPMPLRTETGPLLVTTGCPLDPTVSGGQSRRALLNTRVAGCRAWLFIQTGFLANLPYVRNEAVGRIIFSTPFAVISYFLIWFVPDLSSGQVMWYLLFYCMFQTLVTCFHVPYSALTMFISREQSERDSATAYRMTVEVLGTVLGTAIQGQIVGQVDTPCIQDSRLFGVTNSSVAMEEVNITRDAGSLTDTRNAYMIAAGVIGGIYILCAIVLFLGVREKRDASELQSDEPISFFRGLKLVMKHGAYIKLIAGFLFTSLAFMLLEGNFALFCTYTLGFRNEFQNILLAIMLSATLSIPLWQWFLMRFGKKTAVYVGISSAIPFLIMVVVLESNMIVTYVVAIAAGISVAAAFLLPWSMLPDVIDDFNLQHPDSRGHEAIFFSFYVFFTKFASGVSLGISTLSLDFAGYKTRGCSQPEEVKFTLKMLVSAAPVGLILLGLLLFKLYPIDEDRRRENKKALQDLREENSSDSDSTELASIV
- the MFSD2A gene encoding sodium-dependent lysophosphatidylcholine symporter 1 isoform X3, whose product is MQGKMIIFSTPFAVISYFLIWFVPDLSSGQVMWYLLFYCMFQTLVTCFHVPYSALTMFISREQSERDSATAYRMTVEVLGTVLGTAIQGQIVGQVDTPCIQDSRLFGVTNSSVAMEEVNITRDAGSLTDTRNAYMIAAGVIGGIYILCAIVLFLGVREKRDASELQSDEPISFFRGLKLVMKHGAYIKLIAGFLFTSLAFMLLEGNFALFCTYTLGFRNEFQNILLAIMLSATLSIPLWQWFLMRFGKKTAVYVGISSAIPFLIMVVVLESNMIVTYVVAIAAGISVAAAFLLPWSMLPDVIDDFNLQHPDSRGHEAIFFSFYVFFTKFASGVSLGISTLSLDFAGYKTRGCSQPEEVKFTLKMLVSAAPVGLILLGLLLFKLYPIDEDRRRENKKALQDLREENSSDSDSTELASIV